The proteins below come from a single Branchiostoma floridae strain S238N-H82 chromosome 5, Bfl_VNyyK, whole genome shotgun sequence genomic window:
- the LOC118415135 gene encoding beta-galactoside alpha-2,6-sialyltransferase 2-like isoform X2, translating to MVHFNSCAVVSSSHTLRFHTYGQEIDSHDAVLRFNCAPTDKFEKFVGNRTDFRLINTRIPEKSCTDEFWSDNSTMFKHETIIIRNLDAINLKRQTINVKHDRYRAFANLIKYRKTYPNRTLPFIQRPKFGHAILTELQRFCVTSRMCAKSRLSPSSGMLGVVMMMHLCDWVHVYELVPSNKDDTKLVYYFDEKKTWPARREHSYGQERAYVKTLSMTPENDIEESGVVLLKGLSQTPCV from the exons ATGGTGCACTTTAACTCGTGTGCAGTCGTCAGTAGTAGCCACACACTGAGGTTTCATACTTACGGACAGGAAATAG ACAGTCACGACGCCGTGCTAAGGTTCAATTGTGCACCCACCGACAAGTTTGAGAAGTTCGTCGGAAACCGGACGGACTTTCGTCTCATCAACACAAGAATCCCTGAAAAAAGCTGCACGGATGAGTTCTGGAGCGACAACAGTACCATGTTCAAACATGAAACCATAATCATACGGAATTTAGACGCGATCAACTTGAAACGGCAAACCATCAATGTTAAACACGACCGTTACCGGGCTTTTGCTAACTTGATTAAGTACAGGAAGACATATCCCAACCGGACTCTGCCTTTTATACAGAGGCCTAAATTCGGGCATGCCATCTTGACAGAATTGCAGCGGTTCTGTGTCACTTCGAGAATGTGTGCAAAGTCAAGATTGAGTCCAAGTTCAGGCATGCTTG GTGTTGTGATGATGATGCACCTCTGTGACTGGGTGCATGTCTACGAGCTCGTTCCGTCCAACAAGGATGACACCAAACTTGTCTATTACTTCGACGAGAAGAAAACGTGGCCTGCACGCCGTGAGCACTCGTATGGCCAGGAAAGGGCTTACGTCAAGACTTTGTCGATGACTCCCGAAAATGACATAGAAGAAAGCGGCGTGGTGCTTCTGAAAGGACTGTCACAGACTCCCTGCGTTTAA
- the LOC118416438 gene encoding maltase-glucoamylase, intestinal-like, with translation MVLLKLTVLTTLLTGALGYTAQTCPSTVPESQRQDCHPEHGSTEASCTARGCMWCESSYQGPPWCFFDAQALGSNTPAPGSCDNSICPSCIPEYQRQDCHPEPGSTEGSCTARGCVWCPATTPNTPWCFFDSNVVVPGGQHTQGAYTCSAVNSVIPESQRVDCHPEHGSNQHSCEQKGCFWCPASYEGPPWCFYNQTGGSVIGTGGLGGNGVCPTDIVESNRIDCYPGGGATQGNCEALGCIWCESSVPNTPWCFYNGTFDDVGGEETYRVDCTPEGLNPIKCADRGCAMGAASLPGVPRCYFPPERGYQAVGAPVDLPNGLLFSLKRVGGNAMFGGEVDPLAFLVEYQSDFRIHFKFYDPNDNRFEVPLDIGTPPKPMTKALYNFTWANDPTFTFNITRTDTGATLFDTSMGGLVFEDQFLQIATKLPSMKVYGFGEHEHKSYQHDMSYQTWGMYSRDQPPAYKGNLYGVHPFYMSVEDDNNAHGVLILNSAAQDVTLTPAPAMIYRTIGGVLDLYMFLGPTPENVVQQYTEAIGRPFMPPYWSLGFQLSRYGYNSLATVSDTIDRIRAYDIPHDVQFGDIDYMDEQMDFTYDPVTYAGYPDYVRRLRNDHGMHFVTILDPCITTERSNYRPYDLGQEMGVWINESDGRTPALGKVWPPGASVFPDYTSPYCHDYWITLCKEFFGVIPYDGLWIDMNEPANFGTGSIVGCAQNNINQPPFLPKIWGDLADKTLCPDFKTYIGNMYDTHSLFGWAQSPPTFQAVQEASGKRAFVVSRSTFPGSGKYAAHWLGDNYSQWSNLKNSIVGMLEFSLFGIPYSGADICGFNGDANYEQCNRWMQLGAFYPFARNHNGLGYREQDPGAWDAEFARISREVLLVRYTLNPYLYLLFHQAHTEGSTVVRPLLHEFTSDPETHAIDRQFLWGPALLFSPVLDEGMTSVEAYFPKARWYDYYTGAELSPSQQMTHVTLNAPHDYIPIHVRGGYVIPTQEPARTTTVSRTLPMGLIVALGSDSHIPATGTLFWDDGDSIDTYANGNYFLAEYVADNNGLQTVVRNDGYRGIDSLTFGTIRVFGLSSVSSVMINGFTHSSFSFDATTKELQITNINVGVKDLQSISWA, from the exons ATGGTGTTACTAAAGCTAACGGTGTTGACGACGCTTTTGACAGGCGCCCTGGGCTACACTGCCCAGACCTGTCCCTCTACCGTCCCGGAGAGTCAGCGGCAGGACTGCCACCCCGAGCATGGGTCCACCGAGGCTTCATGCACGGCTAGAGGATGCATGTGGTGCGAGTCATCCTACCAAGGCCCTCCTTGGTGTTTCTTTGACGCTCAGGCTCTCGGTTCGAACACCCCTGCACCAGGGTCGTGCGACAACAGCATCTGCCCGTCCTGTATTCCCGAGTACCAGCGGCAGGACTGCCACCCCGAGCCTGGCTCCACCGAGGGAAGCTGCACGGCCCGAGGCTGCGTCTGGTGTCCCGCCACCACCCCCAACACGCCCTGGTGCTTCTTCGACTCGAACGTGGTCGTCCCAGGTGGCCAGCACACCCAAGGCGCCTACACCTGCTCGGCCGTGAACAGCGTCATCCCCGAGTCCCAGCGAGTCGACTGTCATCCCGAGCACGGGTCGAACCAGCACAGCTGTGAGCAGAAGGGTTGCTTCTGGTGTCCGGCGTCGTACGAGGGACCGCCGTGGTGCTTCTACAACCAGACGGGCGGCTCGG TCATAGGCACAGGAGGCCTGGGCGGCAATGGCGTCTGTCCCACCGACATTGTCGAGTCTAACCGTATTGACTGCTACCCCGGCGGCGGCGCGACCCAGGGAAACTGCGAGGCACTGGGCTGCATCTG GTGCGAGAGCTCCGTCCCCAACACCCCCTGGTGCTTCTATAACGGCACGTTTGATGACGTGGGAGGGGAGGAGACGTACAGGGTGGACTGTACTCCAGAGGGGCTCAACCCCATCAAGTGTGCGGACCGCGGCTGCGCAATGGGCGCCGCCAGCCTTCCCGGCGTGCCCCGCTGCTATTTCCCACCAGAACGAGGCTACCAG GCGGTGGGAGCGCCCGTGGACCTTCCCAACGGTCTCCTCTTCAGCCTGAAGCGGGTCGGGGGGAACGCGATGTTCGGCGGGGAGGTGGACCCGCTGGCCTTCCTCGTGGAGTACCAGTCCGACTTCAGGATTCACTTCAAG TTCTATGACCCCAACGACAACCGTTTCGAGGTGCCCCTGGACATCGGTACACCACCAAAACCGATGACCAAAGCTCTGTACAACTTCACCTGGGCAAACGACCCGACCTTTACCTTCAACATCACCCGCACAGACACTGGAGCCACGCT tttcGACACTTCTATGGGAGGGCTGGTGTTTGAGGACCAGTTCCTACAGATCGCCACCAAGCTGCCGTCCATGAAAGTGTACGGGTTCGGCGAGCACGAGCACAAGTCGTATCAACACGACATGAGCTACCAGACATGGGGCATGTACTCACGGGACCAGCCGCCAGCG TACAAAGGGAACCTGTACGGGGTCCATCCGTTCTACATGAGTGTGGAGGATGACAATAATGCTCACGGTGTACTCATCCTCAACAGTGCTGCACAAG ATGTGACCTTGACTCCTGCACCTGCGATGATCTACAGAACCATCGGAGGTGTGCTAGATTTATACATGTTCCTGGGACCAACTCCGGAGAACGTGGTACAGCAGTACACGGAG GCGATCGGACGGCCGTTTATGCCGCCATATTGGTCCCTCGGGTTCCAGCTGTCCCGTTATGGGTACAACAGTCTGGCTACAGTCAGTGACACTATCGACAGGATCCGTGCTTACGATATCCCCCAT GACGTCCAGTTCGGTGACATTGACTACATGGACGAACAGATGGACTTCACCTATGACCCCGTGACGTATGCAGGTTACCCTGATTACGTCAGAAGGCTGAGGAACGACCACGGCATGCACTTCGTCACTATTCTG GACCCTTGCATCACGACCGAGAGGTCCAACTACCGTCCGTACGATCTGGGACAGGAGATGGGCGTCTGGATCAACGAATCGGACGGACGTACACCCGCACTGGGCAAG GTATGGCCTCCAGGCGCGTCTGTGTTCCCAGACTACACCAGCCCGTACTGCCACGACTACTGGATCACCCTCTGTAAGGAGTTCTTCGGCGTCATTCCGTACGACGGACTGTGGATC GACATGAACGAACCGGCCAACTTCGGGACAGGTTCGATAGTCGGCTGTGCTCAGAACAACATCAACCAACCTCCCTTCTTACCGA AGATCTGGGGAGACTTGGCGGATAAGACGCTGTGTCCAGACTTTAAGACGTACATCGGGAACATGTACGACACACACAGTCTGTTTGGCTGGGCACAGTCACCGCCTACATTCCA GGCTGTCCAGGAGGCGTCAGGTAAGCGTGCCTTCGTGGTGTCCCGTTCCACGTTCCCCGGGTCCGGAAAGTACGCCGCCCATTGGCTGGGAGACAACTACAGCCAGTGGTCCAACCTCAAGAACTCCATCGTCG GAATGTTGGAGTTCAGTCTCTTCGGTATTCCATAC AGCGGAGCTGATATCTGCGGGTTTAACGGAGACGCGAACTACGAACAGTGTAACCGCTGGATGCAGCTCGGCGCGTTCTACCCCTTCGCTAGGAACCACAACGGTCTCGGCTACAGG GAACAGGACCCAGGCGCGTGGGATGCGGAGTTCGCCCGTATCAGCCGGGAGGTCCTGCTGGTTCGCTACACCCTcaacccgtacctgtacctgctgTTCCATCAGGCGCACACAGAGGGCTCTACTGTCGTCAGACCGCTGCTGCATGA GTTCACCAGTGACCCAGAAACCCACGCCATCGACAGGCAGTTCCTGTGGGGCCCGGCCCTGCTCTTCTCACCTGTTCTCGATGAG GGGATGACATCAGTTGAAGCCTACTTCCCGAAAGCTCGTTGGTACGACTACTACACG GGCGCTGAGCTGTCCCCCTCCCAGCAGATGACGCACGTGACGTTGAACGCACCTCATGATTACATCCCCATCCACGTGCGCGGGGGTTACGTCATACCCACCCAGGAACCGGCAAGGACAACAACCGTCAG CCGGACACTGCCCATGGGCTTGATAGTTGCGCTGGGATCAGATAGCCACATCCCCGCCACTGGGACACTGTTCTGGGACGACGGTGACTCCATAG ATACTTATGCCAATGGTAACTACTTCTTGGCTGAGTACGTTGCAGATAAT AATGGACTACAGACCGTCGTACGAAACGATGGTTACCGAGGCATCGACTCGTTAACGTTCGGCACCATTCGGGTGTTCGGTCTTAGCTCGGTATCTTCCGTCATGATCAACGGGTTCACGCACAGTAGCTTCTCATTCGACGCAACGACGAAG GAGCTCCAGATTACCAACATCAATGTCGGAGTGAAAGACCTACAAAGTATCAGCTGGGCCTAG
- the LOC118415135 gene encoding beta-galactoside alpha-2,6-sialyltransferase 2-like isoform X1 has protein sequence MMFRRGIFFCGILLCGCITFYAILDMLLIASTFNSAKYLHKLKRELPCQLKRNVPFSTITREQASKDGNKTVLPEYSLENMVHFNSCAVVSSSHTLRFHTYGQEIDSHDAVLRFNCAPTDKFEKFVGNRTDFRLINTRIPEKSCTDEFWSDNSTMFKHETIIIRNLDAINLKRQTINVKHDRYRAFANLIKYRKTYPNRTLPFIQRPKFGHAILTELQRFCVTSRMCAKSRLSPSSGMLGVVMMMHLCDWVHVYELVPSNKDDTKLVYYFDEKKTWPARREHSYGQERAYVKTLSMTPENDIEESGVVLLKGLSQTPCV, from the exons ATGATGTTTCGGCGgggcatttttttctgtggtaTTCTTCTCTGCGGCTGTATCACCTTCTACGCTATTTTGGACATGCTCCTGATAGCAAGTACGTTCAACAGTGCCAAATATCTTCACAAATTGAAGCGGGAATTGCCGTGCCAGCTGAAGAGGAACGTGCCGTTTTCTACCATAACAAGAGAGCAGGCGTCCAAAGATGGAAACAAGACCGTCCTGCCAGAGTATAGTCTGGAGAACATGGTGCACTTTAACTCGTGTGCAGTCGTCAGTAGTAGCCACACACTGAGGTTTCATACTTACGGACAGGAAATAG ACAGTCACGACGCCGTGCTAAGGTTCAATTGTGCACCCACCGACAAGTTTGAGAAGTTCGTCGGAAACCGGACGGACTTTCGTCTCATCAACACAAGAATCCCTGAAAAAAGCTGCACGGATGAGTTCTGGAGCGACAACAGTACCATGTTCAAACATGAAACCATAATCATACGGAATTTAGACGCGATCAACTTGAAACGGCAAACCATCAATGTTAAACACGACCGTTACCGGGCTTTTGCTAACTTGATTAAGTACAGGAAGACATATCCCAACCGGACTCTGCCTTTTATACAGAGGCCTAAATTCGGGCATGCCATCTTGACAGAATTGCAGCGGTTCTGTGTCACTTCGAGAATGTGTGCAAAGTCAAGATTGAGTCCAAGTTCAGGCATGCTTG GTGTTGTGATGATGATGCACCTCTGTGACTGGGTGCATGTCTACGAGCTCGTTCCGTCCAACAAGGATGACACCAAACTTGTCTATTACTTCGACGAGAAGAAAACGTGGCCTGCACGCCGTGAGCACTCGTATGGCCAGGAAAGGGCTTACGTCAAGACTTTGTCGATGACTCCCGAAAATGACATAGAAGAAAGCGGCGTGGTGCTTCTGAAAGGACTGTCACAGACTCCCTGCGTTTAA